CAGTCGTAATGTCTCGGCATTTGATTCAGCGGTGGTAACGATTGGCGAAGTCTCAGCAGGTAATACGTGGAATGTGATTCCGGACCAAGCGTATATGCAGGGCACAGTGCGTACCTTTAATGCTGCAACGAGAGCAAAGGCAGAGGAACGCTTGCAAGATTTATGTGCAGGAATTGCTAAAGCGTTTGACGCGAATATTGAATTGGAATATATTCATTTGCCGAATGCTGTAATAAACGATGAAGCATTGACAGAGAAGGCGGTTGAAGCGGCTGAAGAAACGGGCTATAGTGTTCAAATCCTCGGAGAACCGAAAACAATCGGAGAAGATTTTTCAGCACTGAGCGATACTGTACCTGGAGTGTTTGCATTTATCGGTTCCGAAAGCGACTACGACCTGCATCATCCGAAGTATCAACCGGATGAACGAATTTTGGAAACAGCGCCTGATTATCTTGTTAAATTAATTCAAAAGTTATTTTAATGTAATCATGAATGGAATTTTAAAGGCAGGGTATAACAAAACTATCAAATCTTATTAGGAGTGATAGAAATGGCACTTCCAGATCCACGCAAAAAATTTACAGATAAAGATTTTCCTAAACAAGAACAACCTTGGCCAGGTCTGCAAAAAGATATGGAACCGAAACCCGATTGTGGTGAGGAGTCTTACGTTGGACATGGTCGTTTAGAAGGCTTGAAAATGTTAGTAACTGGTGGCGACTCAGCTATCGGACGCGCTGTAGCAATCGCTTATGCTAGAGAAGGTGCATCTGTTGTTATCAATTATCATCCGAAAGAAGAAGATGATGCACAAGATGTGAAACGTGTCATCGAAGATAAAGGCGGCACAGTTTTCTTACTACCGGGCGATATTACGAACGAAGATTTCAACTATGAACTCGTAGAATATGCAAATGACCGTCTAGGCGGATTAGATAATGTCACAATGGTGGCAGGCTATCAGCAATACCATGAGAAATTCGAAGACTTCAAAACAGAAGATTTCACGAATACCTTTGAAACGAACGTCTATCCCATCTTCTGGACTACGCAAAAGGCTTTAGAATACTTGAAACCAGGCGGTACAATTACAACAACAACTTCTATTCAAGGTTACGATCCGAATCCATTATTGCATGACTATGCCGCAACCAAAGCAGCGATTATTTCCTTGACTAAGAGCCTTGCGAAAGAATTAATCGAAAGAGGCATCCGTGTCAATTCAGTCGCGCCAGGTCCATTCTGGTCACCATTACAAATCTCAGGTGGACAACCGCAAGATAAAATTCCAGAATTCGGTCAACAATCCATGATGGGACGCTCAGGTCAACCTGTTGAATTAGCCAGCACCTACGTTCTTTTAGCCTCAGACGAATCCAGCTATACAACAGGACAAGTCTATGGTGTAACAGGCGGTAAACAAATTAATTAAACTGCTGCTCTGGAAAAGAAACCTTAGAAGCGCAGCCCCGTCTTAACTATTTCCCCCTCGGCAACAGAAGCCGGGGGTTTTTGAATGGGGAAGGGCGAGTCATCATGAACAAGTCATTAGCAATTAGAGCTGATTTTTCCTACTATAAAACTACCAATTATAAATAAAATGAGGTGAGCGTATGAAACAATTCGATCCAAACGAGTTAACGCAGAAAGATAATTATAAATTATTGAGCGGAAGCGTATTACCGCGTCCTATCGCTTTCGTGACTTCTCAAGATAAAGAAGGCAATCTTAATGCAGCGCCTTTCAGTTTTTTTAATGTAGTAAGCAGTGAACCGCCGATGATTATGATTTCGACGGCACGTATGAACGGCAAACGCAAAGATACATCTGTCAACATTGAGACGATGGGTGAGTTTGTGGTGCATATTTCACAACTTTCCATGATTGAAGGAATCAACCAAACAGCCGCACCTATTGCACCGACAGAAAATGAATTAAAACGGACAGACTTTAAAACAATTCCTTCCACTGTAGTCGACGTCCCTGCAATTGAAGGGGCAAGTATCCGCTTCGAATGCAAATTAGACCGTCTCATTGAATTAGGCGATGATGAAACAGGTAACGATTTAATCATCGGACGCGTGGTACAATATCATATTGACGATGCGGTTTATATGGATCCATTCAAGATTAATGTGCAAGCCTTGCAGCCTGTAGGACGTTTAGCAGGAAACGATTATGTGAAACTAGGCGAAGAATTTACGATTCAACGACCGACTGAATAAATGCTTAACAAAAGTTAACCTTCAGATAATTGACGCAAGCCGTTGAGCGTGATAAGTTTAAAAAGATTCACAATTTAAAAATAAATAGTGCTTATCAAGAGAGGTGGAGTGAAGGGCACTTTGAAGCCTCGGCAACATGGAAACGCGTGTGCCAAGTCCCGTAGCAATCGATTGCTAAGAGATAAGAATTGATATATTTATCCTTTTTTCTTAGCGCAGAAAAAAGGTTTTTTATTTATGAAATGAGAGGTGTGGAGTAGAAGATGGCTGAAGAGAAAAAGAAAGGTAATGCTTTTGCACTGATACCTTTAATTGTCTTCGTCGGTTTATTTTTAGGCGTCGGCATTATTACAGGAGACTTTACTAAAATGCCATTAAATATCGCGATTACGATTGCAGTCATTGTGGCATTGCTGATGAATCGCAAACAAAAATTTGCTGAGAAAGTAGAAGTTTTTACTAAAGGAGCAGGCCATTCCAATATTATTCTGATGGTCTTGATATTTGTACTTGCAGGGGCTTTTTCAAAAGTAACTGAAGATATGGGAGGCGTAAAATCAACTGTTAACCTTGGATTATCCTTAATCCCCGGCAACTTGCTGATTATCGGATTATTCGTCATTTGTATGTTTGTATCGATTTCGATGGGAACTTCAGTAGGGACAGTAGCCGCTATTGCACCGGTAGGATTTGGTATCAGCCAAGCAACGGACATTCCTTCCGCACTTGCCATGGCGACTGTAGTAGGCGGTGCGATGTTCGGTGACAATTTATCGATGATCTCAGACACTACCATCGCAGCGGTGCGTACGCAACATACACGCATGAGCGACAAGTTTAAAGTGAATTTCCGGATTGTGTTGCCAGGTGCGATACTTTCAATGATCATCTTGGGCATCTTAACGCATAGCGCAAGCATCAACAGCGCAAAGAATTATGACTATGACTTGATTAAAGTTATTCCTTACTTATTAGTATTAATTTTAGCTCTGATTGGCGTCAATGTAATTATTGTGTTAATTGGAGGGACTGTGCTTTCAGGAATTATCGGCTTATTAGATGGATCGTTCAATTGGATTAAATTCTTGAAAGCGGCCTCTGAAGGTATGATCGGTATGGAAGATATTGCCATTATTGCTTTGATGATCGGTGGTTTAATTGGTTTAATCCAGCACTATGGCGGTATTACTTGGCTGCTGAACTTTGTACGAAGCCGTGTGAAATCCAGACGTGGCGCCGAAATTGGGATTGCAAGTTTAGTCAGTGCCGCAGATATTTCTACAGCCAACAATACGATTTCTATTTTAATGGCCGGTCCGTTGGCTAAAAACATTGCGGATGAATATGATATCGACCCTAGAAAGTCCGCCAGTATTCTAGATATTTTCGGCAGCTGCTTCCAAGGTTTACTACCTTACAGTCCGCAAGTCATTGCTGCAGCTGGAGTAGCCGGTGTTTCACCCTTTATGCTGATGCCTTATTCCATTTATCCGGTAATGCTCGGCTTAAGTGGATTAGTGGCAATCATCTTTAACCTTCCTAGATTAAATAAAAAGAAAGCTGGGAAAGAGGCATAATTAATTTTTACTTCCACACAAGAAAAATGTTAAAGTAATCTTGTTGCAAAACTAACAAAACGGTGCATGAAGTGAAGCAGATAGAGGACGATTATTTTGTCTTATGCACTAGAAATACGTTAAAATAAGGTTAAGTGTGAAAGTAGGTGACGACAGAGTGGCAAGATATAACATAGAAAATGACGTAGTGGTCATTTCGTTGGAGCGATTAATGCGTATTAATCCTGAATTGATTTATCAAGCGTGGACAGATGCCGATATTATGAGACGTTGGTTTATGACTTCTAATCGAACTAATAAGTCCATCGACTTGATTCCTGAAGAAGGGCGACGTTACGAAATCGTTGATGAACGTAATGGCAAGATGAATAAAATTACAGGTGTCTTCCAAGAACTAGAAGCACCGAATCGTATTGTGATGACTATCGGCATGCCTGAATTAAGCGACAAAGAAGATACCATCGAAGTTGAAATCTTTGAACGTGAACCAGGTGCTGACATTACACAAATGAATTTCCGATATACTGCTGTTGTTCCGAAAGAACGACGCTGGACTACCTTAGAATATAAGCAGCAGAAAAAAGAATATCATGACTCAACAGCGCATGGCTTTGAGAACATGTTTATTAAGCTGCAAGATATTTTGACGGAAATGCAGAAAGAACAAGAAGAATTTTAAAAATTAGAAGAAAAAGAAGCGGTACGCCACTTTGTAGTGAGCATGTACCGCTTCTTTTTATCTATTAAACTGTTTCTTGACCACGTTTATTCCAAGTTAAGATAAAGCTCAACATTGCAAGTATACTGATAACAGTAAGCAGTATAAATCCAACATCCCAACCAAAATGATCAACGACAAATCCTAAGATAATATTCGCCATCACTGCACCGAACAAGTAACCGAATAATCCAGTAAGTCCGGCGGCTGTTCCGGCAGCTTTTTTCGGAACATAATCAAGTGCTTGCAACCCAATCAACATCACAGGACCATAGATTAAGAAACCGATTGCCACTAAGGAAAGATTATCAATCCAAGGATGGCCGGCAGGGTTCAACCAATAGATAAGCACGAAAATCGTTACACCTAACATAAAGAAGAATCCAGCAGGTCCACGACGTCCTTTAAATAATTTATCTGATAGCCAACCGCACAACAATGTACCAGGTATTCCAGCCCATTCATATAAGAAGTAAGCCCAACCAGATGCTTTCATATCAAAATGTTTTTCTTCACTAAGATACACTGGCGCCCAATCCAGTACTCCATAACGTACGAAATAGACAAAGATGTTGGCAAAGGCAATAGCCCATACCCACTTATTGTTCAATACATATTTGAAGAGAATCTCTTTCGTAGTCAATTCAGTCTCCATAGTTTCTTTTGAAGCATTAGGATAATCATCGCGGTAGACCTCAATAGGTGGAAGTCCTTGAGATTGCGGTGTATCTCTAACTAAGAAGAAAGCAATAATTGCAATCACAATCGCAAATAATGCAGGGTAAATAAATGCACCTTCAAAGCCCTTTAAATAACCGAAATTATACAGAGCAGTCATTGAGATTCCCCATGTGGCAATCGGTGCCATTAAACCGCCGCCGACATTGTGTGCAACGTTCCATAAAGCAGTTTTACTACCACGCTCGCTGACACTATACCAATGTACTAAAACACGTCCGGACGGCGGCCAACCCATACCTTGGAACCAACCGTTCAAGAAGAGCATGATAAACATAATCAGTATGCCTGAAGTAAAGAAAGGCACAAAACCTAAGAGCAAGTTTACAATCGCTGTCAATATCAACCCTAAACTTAAGAAAATCCTGGCATTACTGCGGTCACTGACCATTCCCATCACAAATTTACTAAAACCATAAGCAATAGACACAGCAGATAAGGCAATACCTAATTCCCCTTTGCTGAAGCCTTGATCAATTAAATCAGGCATAGCTAATGAAAAGTTTTTACGCAATAAATAATAGCCTGCATAACCGATAAAAATTCCTAAAAATACTTGTAACCTTAATTTTTTATATGTATGGTCCACTTCATCGCTCGGCAATGGTTGTCGAGGAGAAGGGGGTTTTAAAAAATTAAACATAGAAACGCCTCCTTTTTACAAAACATTAATATTATTTTAATATTAACTTTACAAAAAGACAACGCTTCCATAAAAAATAATTAGTGAAGATGAAAAAAGACTTCAAAAGCGATGAGTAACACTTTTAAAGCCATTTAAGAATGCTGCATTTAATTTTGTTACGCTCAATATAATGTTTTGTTACTAAGAAATAGTGCTGTGTTTATATTGAGAGACTTTCGGACGATAGTTTGCACCTAAAACATCAATGTTTTTTGTAGCTAGCGCATGAATTAATTTTGAAATAACCTGAGGCGTACAAGAAATATCAATATATTGGGAAGTTAAGATATAATTAATATCTTCTTGATGTGACATATATTGCATGATGTCGATAATTTTATCTTTGATAAAAACATCTTGCAAACCATCAATTTTCAATTTGAAATGCATCATCGCTTCAATATTTGAATCAGTTTGGAATATAAATTCTTTTTGAGATAATGGTAAGACTTGATAAATAGGGTAATTATGAAAACTTAGGAAACTGATAAAATAAGGCAGATTGCATTTCGGAATGTGTACTTTCAATACAAGCTGTTGGCGTATTTTCATAAACTCCGCTTGAACAGCTTGGCTGCTTTGAAGTTGCTTGCATACGGTGAGTAGGTGTCTGCGTTTTAGCCATGTCGATAAGTTTCCGATGTTAATAATAAATGTTTCATATTTATCTAAAAACATAGACGATTCCTCCAGAAGGTGTAAGATGGATTTGATTTCAGAAGAGGTTATAATTAATATATGCTGTTTCAAATTCATTTAAATTTTACCACGCTTTATCCAAAATTTCACTAGGACTTTAGGACGAAACTAAGCGATAGAAAACAAAAACTTTTTCAGACTTCATAGAAATAAAATATGATAAGATGAAATTAAATTATAAGGAAGGAATAAATACATATGAATTACAGAGCTGTCGTATTTGATTTTGATGGAACAATTATAGATACTGAGCAACATTTATTCGAAACAATTAATCATTATTTAAAAATGTATGGAAAAACTCCTATTTCAATCGATTATTATCGTGCTTCTATTGGGGGCGCGGCTTCTGAATTACATGCCTATTTAGAAAATGAAATGGGTGTAGAAGCAACTGAAGAATTATACGCGTCTCATCATACGCAGAGTGTCTATTTACCGATGATTGATAATATCAGTCGTTTAATGGATAAATTAGATAAGAAAAAGATACCGATGGCAATTGCGACGAGCAGTAGTCGTGCTAATATCCAACCGACACTAGACGCCTTAGGGTTAACAGAACGTATACCCGTAATTGTAGGTAGGGAAGATGTAGAAGACGTCAAACCAGCACCTGATTTATATTTGAAAGCAGTACAAGAACTGAATTTCAATCCAAGCAGCTGCTTAGCAATTGAGGATTCAGTCAATGGTGCTACTGCTGCTGAAAGAGCTGGGTTAGGCGTTGTAGTCAATACGAATCCAATGACTTCTTTAATGAATTTCAATGCGCTGCAATTAGCAGGCATGAATATGACCGCTGATCAAATTGAGAATGAATTTTTTAAATAGCAGGTGAATATATGTTAATTTTATTCTTTTTAGCAGGACCGATTATAATTGCAATCGGCAACTTAGTGTTAGGACCGATTTTTAATAAAAAAGTACCGATGAATGTGCGGTTTAGAGCCTTTATGGTAGGCTCCACGATTTATCTTATTACTGCATATCTTTGTTATATCTTAATTTTAAAAGGAAAGATGTAAGGGGGAGCGGGACTGGGACAAAATTTTGTTCTAGGTCCGCTTTTTTATAAAATTCAGCTATAGCAGAAAAAAGAGTTAAGACATTCAAAAATGTCTCAACTCCCGATATATTATTTAGTTGCAAAATATAATCCGACTACGATTAATAAAAGTAATATCGCATCTATACCAATCATCAAAGCACGACGTGAAGTTGCTTCACCGTTTTCTTTTAAACGTTTATACATCATATAATTTGGTATCAAGTTTGCGATTAAAAGTATGATAACAATAACGATGAGTATAATTTTCATTCAGATTCTCCATTTCTGTCTTTTGATAATAGGTCCCAGAGAAATGCAATAACAATACCACAGATAACACCTGCGCCTACTCCGATTTTCATATGTCCTGTGATCTGACCGATAACGATACCGAGGATAACGGTAATTGGGAGGACGATACCGAATTTTATTTTTCTAGCTGGAGAAGTCAACGCGCTGAACATGGCAATATAACAAATTCCGAATGCTGCTACAGCTAGGATAGACAGCAGTAAAGTATGCATCACAGTTTCGTGGCTGTTCATACGATTCAGAAAGAAGAATAATGCTCCGAAGATAAATGTATATAAAATAGCGCGTGAGACAATTTGTTTAGTCATTTCTGACGTCTCCTTTCAACATGATTAGTCAAATTATAACATATCAATAGAAAGGACCTGTATAAATCATTCTTTTTCAAATTGATGATGATCATTCAAGAAAGCATAGAACAGACCAATGATAAGGCCGCCACCGATATAGTTGCCGATAAAGGCTGCGATAATATTAAGTACTGCCGGCCAAAAATGTAAAACATCCACATGATAGATAAGTCCGCCGATAAATAGACAAGCGTTATAAACGACGTGTTCATAGCCCATAAATGCGAATACCGCTACTCCGAACATCATGACAAACATTTTAGCTAGAATATCATCTATCTGCATGGCAATAACTAATGAAATATTAATAAAGAAGTTGGCAAAAATACCTTTAGCCAGTAATTCTAAGAAATTAGCAGTCATAGTTTTATGATGAATAACTTCCGAAAGCTGCTTCAACATGTCAGGTGTCATGCTGTCGCTCATGCGCAAAATTAAGAAGAAAACTAATGCGCCTAAGATATTACCTAGGAAGCAGAGCATGAATATTTTGAATACCCGCCAAGGTTTAATAACGCGATAGTACATTCCTACTGTAAAATACATAAAGTTACTAGTTAATAATTCTGAGTTAGTAAACAAAATGAGAACCAATGCAAAACTGAAGGCAATAGAACCTACAATATTTACAATGCCAGGACTTGCTTGACCTATTAAACTGGCTTTAATTGCAAGCACAAATACTGAAATGATACTAATAATAAAACCAGCCATCATCGCACGCAATAAATAACGGCGCATAAATGTCGCTTGCAGCACGTCTTTTGTACGGATGGTTTCCACAACATCCTTAACCCACTGACGTCCATAAAATACCTTATCCCAACGGATATTCTTTTCACGATTCATCCCAAAAACTCCTTGTATTTGAGAAGGTAACTTCTCGATTTATGTGTTGAGAGCAATTTCAACTTTTGCAATGCATTTATTATAATTGGAAAGTTCGTTTTTGTGAATACTTTCACAAATAACTTTTGGGTAATTTTGCTAATTATGTCTGAATCGTGAAAAATTTTAAATTTACTAGTATTAAAGCAAGCAAATTAATTTGGTGCCAATTAATCAAGCAGTTTTTCTCAAGAGAAAGGAGTAATATAATGAAAAAGAAGAGAATCAATGTCAAGCGATAATAAACTATTATACTGAAAATTCAAAAAGTCAGATTGCATGTTAAACAAATTCCGTGCTATAATATCAAAATAATATGAAAGTCTTATAAAAAGGATTGGAAATAATAAAAGAACTGCAACGACAATGAGAGTTATTTTCAAAACTTGAAGGATTCAATATTGTGATGAGTGCGATTTACATGAAATACTATGATGACTGTATGTTTGATTTATTGTGAATAAAAAAATGAAAGCGCATACATAAAAGTGTAAATTTTATGTTTTAATCATAGAATTTTATAGTATAATTAGTCTCATTAGGCGTAGGAGCTACTTTCGATATAAATAAGATATTTAGTTGATTTATTTTTCGCAATCTTCAGACATAAAAAGGGGAACCGGATAATAAGATAGCGATTGGAATTAATTCGGGGTTGAAATATCGAAATAAGACTGAGCCTGGAAATTTTGTTAAAGAGAAGGGGTATTTTCTAATGGAAGAAACTCAATTAAAACGGGGATTAAGCTCTAGACAGATACAAATGATCGCTTTAGGCGGCACAATCGGCGTAGGTTTATTCATGGGTGCAACGAGCACAATTAAATGGACAGGGCCGTCAGTTATCTTTGCTTATCTGATTGTAGGTATATTTTTATTCTTGGTCATGCGAGCAATGGGAGAAATGGTTTATTTACATCCAACAACGGGTTCATTTGCAAACTTTGCAAGTGATTATATTCATCCAGTGGCTGGATATTTAACAGCTTGGAGCAACATTTTCCAATGGGTAGTAGTGGGTATGAGTGAAGTCATTGCGGTTGGGGAATACATGCGATATTGGTTCCCGGAATTACCGGAATGGATTCCAGGAGTGATTGTTATCGTTTTATTAGCAGGTGCGAACTTAGCCTCTGTTAAAGCTTTCGGAGAATTTGAATTCTGGTTTGCGATGATTAAGATTATAACTATTATTTTAATGATTATTGCAGGCTTCGGTCTGATTTTCTTCGGCCTAGGTAATGGTGGCCATGCAATTGGTCTTTCTAACTTATGGTCACACGGTGGATTTATGCCAAATGGCTGGGTCGGCTTCTTCTTTGCTTTATCTATTGTTGTAGGATCTTATCAAGGGGTAGAATTGATAGGGATTACAGCAGGAGAAACGAAAGACCCTCAAAAGAATATTAAAAAAGCAGTTAACGGTGTTATCTGGCGTATTTTAATTTTCTATATTGGTGCAATTTTTGTAATCGTAACAGTTTATCCTTGGGATCAACTTGGCAGTATCGGTAGTCCATTTACACAAACATTTGCAAAAGTAGGCATTACATTTGCGGCTGGTTTAATCAACTTCGTAGTATTAACAGCTGCAATGTCAGGCTGTAACTCAGGTATCTTCAGTGCGAGCCGTATGATTTATACATTAGCGCAACATAAACAATTACCGAAAGTTTTCTTGAAAGTTATGAAAAATGGTGTGCCTGTCTACACTGTATTAGCAATGGCCATCGGTATTTTTGTCGGTGTTATCTTGAATGTTGTTTTACCAATGTTTATCAAAGGTGCAGATAGTATTTTCGTATACGTGTATAGTGCATCTATTTTACCAGGTATGATTCCTTGGTTTATGATTTTAATCAGTCATATTCGTTTCCGCAGATTGCATCCTGAAGAAGTAGAAGGACATCCGTTTACGATGCCAGGAGGCGTTGCGGCAAGTTATTTAACAATTGCTTTCTTATTATTAGTATTAGTTGGTATGTTATTTAATAAAGAAACAGTAGTATCTGTAGTTATCGGTTTAATTTTCTTAGCCTTTATGACAGCTTATTACTTTGTTAGAGGTTATGATAGATTGCCGAAAGAAGATCAATATTTAGAATAATTAATGTGACGGGAGCTGGGACAATATTTTGTCTCAGCTTTTGTTATTTATACATAGTTTGAGACGAAAGTGTCTAAGCGCGCTCATGCGGCCTATACAGTTAGGGCCGAAAGTGTCTAGGCGCGTTCATGCTGCCTGTACACTTTTCGCATTTTCCCTCTGCTCCACAGAATAAAGAACGAGCTGAGATCTAAATAATAGTCTCAGCTCGTATTAATGTTCAAATTCTATATTTGATAGATGTTTTTTATAATTATTCAACGCCATTTTAGATTGTGTAACCAAATCTAATGAATTTGAAAAGTCCAATGAAAGATAGCGGTAATAGAGTACATTAATCATGAAGAGTTGTGCAGTAAGTGAAGTCGTAGCAGCCATGCGCACTTCGCTTTCATCCGTTTCTCCATAAATTAAATCGACATCAGTGTATTGTGTAATCGGATTATCTTTGTTTCCCATAAGAGAAATTAAAAATAAATGATAATCAGAGGCAACACGAGTGATCGCTTCTAATTCATTGTGTTCTCCGCTATTTGAGATAACGAAAAGACAATCTCTGGCATCGTGTGTAGCGATAATATTAATTAACGTATGCACACTTTCAATACAATGCACGTCAATCCCCACACGAGAAAGTTTTTGAAATAAATCTCTCGCTGCTACATATGAAGCGCCGAAACCAAAAATAAAAACAGTGCGTGCTTGTTTTAATTGCATGCAGACTCTATCAATGTCAGCTTCATCTACTGCATCTGAAACTTTGCATAAAGTTTGAGTAGTTCGAGAAAGCATTTTACGTTTAATAGTATCTAAAGATTCATTAGCTTGTAATTCTAATTGACGAGGCTGCGTCCGCGCTGACATATACTTTGAAACTTCAGTTTTTAATTCTTGAAATCCACCCTCAGTAACCTTATAACCAAAACGCACTACAGATGAAGGACTTGTATTGGTCCGATTTGCAAGTGTATGTGTAGTCATGTCCATAATCTGTTGAGGACGGCGTAAAATGTAATCTGCAATTTTCTTTTCACTTTTCGTAAACGAAGGATATTTAGATTCTAATTTAAATAAAATATTTGTCATAA
Above is a genomic segment from Staphylococcus piscifermentans containing:
- a CDS encoding HAD family hydrolase, yielding MNYRAVVFDFDGTIIDTEQHLFETINHYLKMYGKTPISIDYYRASIGGAASELHAYLENEMGVEATEELYASHHTQSVYLPMIDNISRLMDKLDKKKIPMAIATSSSRANIQPTLDALGLTERIPVIVGREDVEDVKPAPDLYLKAVQELNFNPSSCLAIEDSVNGATAAERAGLGVVVNTNPMTSLMNFNALQLAGMNMTADQIENEFFK
- a CDS encoding flavin reductase family protein; its protein translation is MKQFDPNELTQKDNYKLLSGSVLPRPIAFVTSQDKEGNLNAAPFSFFNVVSSEPPMIMISTARMNGKRKDTSVNIETMGEFVVHISQLSMIEGINQTAAPIAPTENELKRTDFKTIPSTVVDVPAIEGASIRFECKLDRLIELGDDETGNDLIIGRVVQYHIDDAVYMDPFKINVQALQPVGRLAGNDYVKLGEEFTIQRPTE
- a CDS encoding Na+/H+ antiporter NhaC family protein, producing MAEEKKKGNAFALIPLIVFVGLFLGVGIITGDFTKMPLNIAITIAVIVALLMNRKQKFAEKVEVFTKGAGHSNIILMVLIFVLAGAFSKVTEDMGGVKSTVNLGLSLIPGNLLIIGLFVICMFVSISMGTSVGTVAAIAPVGFGISQATDIPSALAMATVVGGAMFGDNLSMISDTTIAAVRTQHTRMSDKFKVNFRIVLPGAILSMIILGILTHSASINSAKNYDYDLIKVIPYLLVLILALIGVNVIIVLIGGTVLSGIIGLLDGSFNWIKFLKAASEGMIGMEDIAIIALMIGGLIGLIQHYGGITWLLNFVRSRVKSRRGAEIGIASLVSAADISTANNTISILMAGPLAKNIADEYDIDPRKSASILDIFGSCFQGLLPYSPQVIAAAGVAGVSPFMLMPYSIYPVMLGLSGLVAIIFNLPRLNKKKAGKEA
- a CDS encoding SDR family oxidoreductase, which translates into the protein MALPDPRKKFTDKDFPKQEQPWPGLQKDMEPKPDCGEESYVGHGRLEGLKMLVTGGDSAIGRAVAIAYAREGASVVINYHPKEEDDAQDVKRVIEDKGGTVFLLPGDITNEDFNYELVEYANDRLGGLDNVTMVAGYQQYHEKFEDFKTEDFTNTFETNVYPIFWTTQKALEYLKPGGTITTTTSIQGYDPNPLLHDYAATKAAIISLTKSLAKELIERGIRVNSVAPGPFWSPLQISGGQPQDKIPEFGQQSMMGRSGQPVELASTYVLLASDESSYTTGQVYGVTGGKQIN
- the glpT gene encoding glycerol-3-phosphate transporter encodes the protein MFNFLKPPSPRQPLPSDEVDHTYKKLRLQVFLGIFIGYAGYYLLRKNFSLAMPDLIDQGFSKGELGIALSAVSIAYGFSKFVMGMVSDRSNARIFLSLGLILTAIVNLLLGFVPFFTSGILIMFIMLFLNGWFQGMGWPPSGRVLVHWYSVSERGSKTALWNVAHNVGGGLMAPIATWGISMTALYNFGYLKGFEGAFIYPALFAIVIAIIAFFLVRDTPQSQGLPPIEVYRDDYPNASKETMETELTTKEILFKYVLNNKWVWAIAFANIFVYFVRYGVLDWAPVYLSEEKHFDMKASGWAYFLYEWAGIPGTLLCGWLSDKLFKGRRGPAGFFFMLGVTIFVLIYWLNPAGHPWIDNLSLVAIGFLIYGPVMLIGLQALDYVPKKAAGTAAGLTGLFGYLFGAVMANIILGFVVDHFGWDVGFILLTVISILAMLSFILTWNKRGQETV
- a CDS encoding amino acid permease, with protein sequence MEETQLKRGLSSRQIQMIALGGTIGVGLFMGATSTIKWTGPSVIFAYLIVGIFLFLVMRAMGEMVYLHPTTGSFANFASDYIHPVAGYLTAWSNIFQWVVVGMSEVIAVGEYMRYWFPELPEWIPGVIVIVLLAGANLASVKAFGEFEFWFAMIKIITIILMIIAGFGLIFFGLGNGGHAIGLSNLWSHGGFMPNGWVGFFFALSIVVGSYQGVELIGITAGETKDPQKNIKKAVNGVIWRILIFYIGAIFVIVTVYPWDQLGSIGSPFTQTFAKVGITFAAGLINFVVLTAAMSGCNSGIFSASRMIYTLAQHKQLPKVFLKVMKNGVPVYTVLAMAIGIFVGVILNVVLPMFIKGADSIFVYVYSASILPGMIPWFMILISHIRFRRLHPEEVEGHPFTMPGGVAASYLTIAFLLLVLVGMLFNKETVVSVVIGLIFLAFMTAYYFVRGYDRLPKEDQYLE
- a CDS encoding SRPBCC family protein, with amino-acid sequence MARYNIENDVVVISLERLMRINPELIYQAWTDADIMRRWFMTSNRTNKSIDLIPEEGRRYEIVDERNGKMNKITGVFQELEAPNRIVMTIGMPELSDKEDTIEVEIFEREPGADITQMNFRYTAVVPKERRWTTLEYKQQKKEYHDSTAHGFENMFIKLQDILTEMQKEQEEF
- a CDS encoding MurR/RpiR family transcriptional regulator; protein product: MTNILFKLESKYPSFTKSEKKIADYILRRPQQIMDMTTHTLANRTNTSPSSVVRFGYKVTEGGFQELKTEVSKYMSARTQPRQLELQANESLDTIKRKMLSRTTQTLCKVSDAVDEADIDRVCMQLKQARTVFIFGFGASYVAARDLFQKLSRVGIDVHCIESVHTLINIIATHDARDCLFVISNSGEHNELEAITRVASDYHLFLISLMGNKDNPITQYTDVDLIYGETDESEVRMAATTSLTAQLFMINVLYYRYLSLDFSNSLDLVTQSKMALNNYKKHLSNIEFEH
- a CDS encoding formate/nitrite transporter family protein; the encoded protein is MNREKNIRWDKVFYGRQWVKDVVETIRTKDVLQATFMRRYLLRAMMAGFIISIISVFVLAIKASLIGQASPGIVNIVGSIAFSFALVLILFTNSELLTSNFMYFTVGMYYRVIKPWRVFKIFMLCFLGNILGALVFFLILRMSDSMTPDMLKQLSEVIHHKTMTANFLELLAKGIFANFFINISLVIAMQIDDILAKMFVMMFGVAVFAFMGYEHVVYNACLFIGGLIYHVDVLHFWPAVLNIIAAFIGNYIGGGLIIGLFYAFLNDHHQFEKE